From one Phocaeicola salanitronis DSM 18170 genomic stretch:
- a CDS encoding type I phosphomannose isomerase catalytic subunit, with protein sequence MYPLKFKPILKSTIWGGEKIIPFKHFDCQQAQVGESWEISDVPGDESVVANGADAGKNLTQLVNEYKAALVGENNYKRFNGKFPLLIKFIDAQQDLSIQVHPNDELAMKRHNSMGKTEMWYVIGNDGGKAHLRSGLSKQITPEEYARRIADNTICDVLADYAVQPGDVFFLPAGRIHSIGAGCFIAEIQQTSNITYRIYDFNRKDKNGNTRELHTELSKDAIDYTVSADYRTHYTPKQNEPVELVSCPYFTTTVYDLTEPMEMDYSELDSFVIYICMEGACSITDNEGNQVELQAGESVLFPATTESLSVKANGHVKFLETYV encoded by the coding sequence ATGTATCCATTAAAATTTAAGCCTATTCTGAAATCGACGATTTGGGGAGGCGAGAAAATTATTCCTTTTAAGCATTTTGATTGCCAGCAGGCACAAGTAGGAGAAAGTTGGGAAATCTCGGATGTGCCGGGTGATGAGTCTGTTGTAGCCAATGGTGCTGATGCCGGAAAGAATCTTACCCAGCTGGTGAATGAATACAAAGCCGCATTGGTGGGCGAAAACAATTACAAGCGTTTCAACGGGAAATTCCCTTTGCTTATCAAGTTTATCGATGCGCAGCAGGATTTGTCCATTCAGGTACATCCGAACGATGAACTGGCGATGAAGCGCCACAACTCGATGGGAAAGACCGAAATGTGGTATGTGATTGGCAATGACGGAGGCAAGGCGCATCTGCGTTCGGGCTTGAGCAAGCAGATTACGCCGGAAGAATATGCCCGGCGGATTGCCGACAACACCATTTGCGATGTGCTTGCCGATTATGCGGTGCAGCCGGGCGATGTGTTCTTTTTGCCTGCCGGACGCATTCATAGCATCGGAGCCGGATGTTTTATCGCGGAAATCCAGCAGACCTCGAACATCACATACCGTATTTATGATTTCAACCGGAAAGACAAGAACGGAAATACCCGCGAATTGCATACCGAATTGTCAAAAGATGCGATAGACTACACGGTCAGTGCAGATTACCGCACGCATTACACTCCGAAGCAGAACGAGCCGGTAGAGTTGGTAAGCTGTCCGTATTTCACAACTACGGTGTACGACCTCACCGAACCGATGGAGATGGATTACAGCGAACTGGATTCGTTTGTAATTTATATTTGCATGGAAGGGGCTTGCAGCATTACGGACAATGAAGGGAATCAGGTGGAACTTCAGGCAGGCGAATCTGTCCTCTTCCCGGCAACTACCGAATCGTTGTCGGTAAAGGCGAACGGACATGTGAAGTTTTTGGAAACGTATGTTTAA
- a CDS encoding acetylxylan esterase, translating to MKKILNYAVVCLFWLAALPLWAENYPYRSDVLWVTVPDHADWLYETGEKAEVEVQFYKYGIPQDKVEVTYEIGGDMMPADKSGTVTLKNGRAVISLGTMNQPGFLDCRLSATVGGKKYNHHVKVGFSPEKLQPYTKLPADFNTFWEKNLAEAAKCPMKYTIEPAPEYSSEKSDCYLIKLQCFRPGSYVYGYLTRPKASGKYPVVLCPPGAGVKTIKEPKRHIYYADEGCIRLEMEIHGLNPTMSGEEFKEISSAFGNYLVNGIDNRDNYYMKKVYMACVRAIDYLTSLPDWDGKNVIVQGGSQGGALALITAGLDKRVTACVANHPALSDMAGYKAGRAGGYPHLFKNYQGMDTPEKINTLAYYDVVNFAKQIKVPVYMTWGYNDNTCPPTTSYIVYNVLDCPKEALITPINEHWTSEATEYGHLKWIQKHLK from the coding sequence ATGAAGAAAATACTGAATTATGCAGTTGTATGCCTGTTTTGGCTGGCTGCACTCCCTCTTTGGGCAGAAAACTATCCTTACCGGAGTGATGTGCTTTGGGTGACAGTGCCCGATCATGCTGATTGGTTGTATGAAACGGGCGAGAAAGCAGAAGTCGAAGTGCAATTCTATAAGTATGGCATTCCGCAAGACAAGGTAGAAGTGACATACGAAATCGGTGGAGACATGATGCCTGCGGATAAAAGCGGTACGGTTACACTGAAGAACGGGCGTGCCGTTATCTCGCTGGGTACGATGAACCAGCCGGGCTTTTTGGATTGCCGCCTTTCGGCTACAGTCGGTGGAAAGAAATACAATCATCACGTAAAGGTGGGCTTTTCTCCGGAGAAATTGCAGCCTTATACGAAACTGCCTGCCGATTTCAACACATTTTGGGAGAAGAACCTGGCTGAGGCTGCCAAGTGCCCGATGAAATACACGATAGAGCCAGCACCTGAATACAGTTCGGAAAAGTCGGATTGCTATCTGATTAAGCTGCAGTGTTTCCGTCCGGGTTCGTATGTCTATGGCTACCTGACCCGTCCGAAAGCGTCGGGCAAGTATCCGGTAGTGCTTTGCCCTCCGGGAGCGGGTGTGAAGACCATAAAGGAACCTAAGCGCCATATCTATTATGCGGACGAAGGTTGCATCCGTCTGGAAATGGAAATACACGGATTGAATCCGACCATGTCCGGTGAAGAATTTAAGGAAATCTCTTCGGCGTTCGGCAATTATCTGGTAAACGGCATTGATAACCGTGACAATTATTATATGAAGAAAGTGTACATGGCTTGTGTACGTGCCATCGACTACCTTACTTCATTGCCTGATTGGGACGGAAAGAATGTCATCGTACAGGGCGGAAGCCAAGGCGGGGCTTTGGCATTGATAACCGCCGGGCTGGACAAGCGGGTGACGGCATGTGTGGCAAACCATCCGGCATTGAGCGATATGGCAGGCTATAAGGCAGGGCGTGCCGGAGGTTATCCGCATCTGTTCAAGAATTATCAGGGCATGGATACGCCGGAGAAGATAAACACATTGGCTTATTACGATGTGGTGAATTTCGCCAAGCAAATCAAAGTCCCTGTTTATATGACATGGGGGTATAACGACAATACATGCCCTCCTACTACCAGTTATATTGTATATAATGTGCTGGATTGTCCCAAAGAGGCATTGATTACTCCGATTAACGAGCATTGGACTTCGGAAGCTACCGAATACGGACATCTGAAATGGATTCAGAAGCATTTGAAATGA
- a CDS encoding nucleotidyltransferase domain-containing protein, with protein MPLKALYLYGSYSKGNHTEDSDIDIAVVVERMSDDYFEDTPLLWKLKRKISNLIEPVLLTEDTNNPLYADILKTGI; from the coding sequence TTGCCCTTAAAGGCTCTTTACCTTTATGGCTCATACAGCAAAGGCAACCACACAGAGGACAGCGACATTGACATTGCCGTTGTGGTAGAACGAATGAGTGATGATTATTTTGAAGATACTCCTTTATTGTGGAAACTGAAACGTAAGATAAGCAATCTTATAGAGCCAGTTCTACTTACAGAGGACACAAATAATCCTCTTTATGCAGATATTCTCAAAACGGGAATATGA
- a CDS encoding SusC/RagA family TonB-linked outer membrane protein: MRTVHRTFSLLMFLLISVSFPFSAFAQNRTITGTVRDAQDVVIGASVTVKGHSTLGTITDMDGNYSISVPASATELVFSYIGYETQSVAIKGRTRIDVTLEESSQMLEEVVAIGYAKVKRKDLTGSSVSVGGDDLKMTPVTTAAQALAGKAAGVNIVTQSGAPGADINITVRGGTSITQGTEPLYIVDGFQMEDGLRNVDINDIESIDIMKDASATAIYGARGSNGVILITTKSGKAGKTEVSYNGYVSFDRLGKKLDLLGVEDYVKYQYEFQQLRDNMDNWASIFGGSINDADFYTGAYSRIHNDYANREGIDWQDEVFGNTGITQNHNVNISGGSEKTRYMLSYNYTGEDGIMDKHGYQKNSVRAKINHELWKGVRFDFSSSLQMTKLEGGGSLGGTLKQTILQPVTGGVRWTNEELLGSDLSDLLSEMYGGDNYDANNPILNNKAITEEKYTRFASVNAGLEFDIIKGMTFRTAASYLWQQVREDYWDDGSTKTAQTNQSPYGYGHRNNDEKFSWQITNTLNYSFDIAEKHSFSVLLGQETWYQEKMNLDNEYRNFSDGNFGLNDVSMGTPYTWKSGKSREGLVSFFGRVSYNFNERYLVTGTLRADGSSKFAKGNQWGYFPSASAAWRISEEAFMEDVEFIDNLKLRVGYGTSGNNNIDNNMYATDYGSGHYGYNGTDFITLVPGTKLGNKDLKWEKTTSTNIGIDFSAFNSRLNLSVDWYNNESSNLLIENKIPTSTGYSTQFQNIGSIRNRGVEIVLNTVNIRTNDFTWMMDFNMAFNRSKVLQIYGDSETKYFIQDYESRMGFKIEEGKPLGQFYGLQYDGIYTTDDFIQNADGTYTLKDGIPYLKGSNRESVKPGDVKYRPTAGETDDNGNPVWSTNDRTVIGNAAPDFTGGWNNTFRYKGFDLSVFMYFSVGNDVFNMSTQRFVGPYLANQNTIDKMANRFTLIDPNTGKETTDLVRLAELNPGQYSGDMMWNISTNNKTAISDHSSYYIEDGSFLRLSTITLGYTFPTRWVQKAKLKSARLYCTLNNVCTITGYSGYDPEVSATDSALTPGIDNSSYPRSKSWVIGVNLTF, from the coding sequence ATGAGAACAGTACACAGAACTTTTAGCTTGTTAATGTTCTTGTTAATAAGCGTGAGTTTCCCGTTTAGTGCGTTTGCACAAAACAGGACGATTACAGGAACGGTGAGGGATGCGCAAGATGTCGTTATCGGTGCATCTGTCACAGTGAAAGGACATTCTACTTTGGGTACCATCACAGACATGGATGGTAATTATTCTATTTCGGTTCCGGCTTCTGCAACGGAATTGGTTTTTTCTTATATCGGTTATGAGACACAGTCTGTTGCTATTAAAGGGCGTACACGGATTGATGTGACGTTGGAAGAAAGCAGCCAGATGTTGGAAGAAGTTGTTGCCATCGGTTATGCGAAAGTAAAACGTAAGGATTTGACGGGTTCTTCGGTGTCGGTAGGTGGTGATGATTTGAAGATGACTCCGGTAACTACTGCGGCACAGGCATTGGCAGGTAAGGCTGCCGGTGTGAACATTGTTACCCAAAGTGGTGCTCCGGGTGCTGACATCAATATTACAGTACGTGGAGGAACATCTATCACACAAGGGACAGAACCGCTTTATATCGTAGACGGTTTCCAAATGGAAGACGGTTTGCGCAATGTGGATATTAATGATATCGAAAGCATTGATATCATGAAGGATGCTTCGGCTACGGCTATTTATGGTGCGCGTGGTTCAAATGGTGTAATCTTGATTACTACCAAGTCAGGTAAAGCAGGAAAGACGGAAGTGTCTTATAACGGATATGTCAGTTTCGACCGTTTAGGAAAGAAACTGGATTTGCTGGGTGTGGAAGATTATGTGAAATATCAGTATGAATTCCAGCAGCTGCGTGACAATATGGATAATTGGGCAAGCATTTTTGGCGGAAGTATCAATGATGCTGATTTCTATACTGGAGCTTATAGCCGCATCCATAATGACTATGCCAACCGTGAGGGCATTGACTGGCAGGATGAAGTATTTGGAAATACAGGTATTACGCAGAATCATAACGTCAATATTAGCGGTGGTAGCGAAAAGACCCGTTATATGTTGAGCTACAACTATACAGGTGAAGACGGCATCATGGACAAACATGGTTACCAGAAGAACAGTGTACGTGCAAAAATCAATCACGAGTTGTGGAAAGGGGTACGTTTTGATTTTTCTTCCAGTTTGCAGATGACGAAACTGGAAGGTGGAGGTTCTTTGGGCGGAACATTGAAACAGACCATTCTGCAGCCGGTTACCGGTGGTGTAAGATGGACAAATGAAGAATTGTTGGGTTCGGATTTGAGTGACCTGTTGTCGGAAATGTATGGCGGTGACAATTATGATGCTAACAACCCGATATTGAATAACAAGGCCATTACAGAGGAAAAGTATACCCGTTTCGCTTCGGTAAACGCCGGATTGGAATTTGATATTATTAAAGGTATGACTTTCCGTACAGCTGCAAGTTACTTGTGGCAACAGGTGCGTGAGGATTATTGGGATGACGGTAGCACAAAGACTGCTCAAACGAATCAAAGTCCTTATGGTTACGGCCATCGTAATAATGATGAGAAATTCTCTTGGCAGATTACCAATACCTTGAACTATTCTTTTGATATCGCCGAGAAACATAGTTTTAGCGTCTTGCTGGGTCAGGAAACTTGGTATCAGGAAAAAATGAACTTGGATAATGAATACCGTAATTTTTCCGATGGAAACTTTGGATTGAACGATGTGAGCATGGGTACGCCTTATACTTGGAAATCTGGTAAGAGCCGTGAAGGTTTGGTTTCTTTCTTTGGCCGTGTATCTTATAATTTCAACGAACGTTATCTTGTTACCGGAACGTTACGTGCCGATGGTTCTTCTAAATTTGCGAAAGGAAACCAATGGGGCTATTTCCCCTCCGCTTCTGCCGCTTGGCGTATTTCGGAAGAAGCATTTATGGAAGATGTGGAATTCATTGACAACCTGAAGTTACGTGTCGGTTATGGTACATCAGGTAACAACAACATCGACAACAATATGTATGCTACCGATTATGGTTCGGGACATTACGGGTATAACGGTACCGATTTTATCACTCTCGTACCGGGAACGAAACTGGGCAATAAAGATTTGAAGTGGGAGAAAACAACTTCTACCAATATCGGTATAGACTTTTCTGCATTCAATAGCCGTTTGAACTTGTCGGTAGACTGGTATAACAATGAGTCTTCCAATCTGTTGATTGAAAACAAGATTCCTACTTCTACCGGATATTCTACTCAGTTCCAGAATATTGGTTCTATCCGCAACCGTGGTGTGGAAATCGTGTTGAATACGGTCAATATCCGTACAAACGATTTTACTTGGATGATGGACTTTAACATGGCATTCAACCGTTCAAAGGTACTGCAAATCTATGGTGACAGCGAAACGAAATATTTCATTCAGGATTACGAGTCACGTATGGGATTTAAGATTGAAGAAGGAAAGCCTTTAGGACAGTTCTATGGTTTGCAATATGATGGTATTTATACAACGGATGATTTCATTCAGAATGCTGACGGTACTTACACGCTGAAAGACGGTATCCCTTACCTGAAGGGCTCGAATCGTGAAAGCGTAAAACCGGGTGATGTGAAATATCGTCCTACGGCAGGTGAAACGGATGATAACGGCAATCCGGTATGGAGCACCAATGACCGTACCGTTATTGGTAATGCTGCTCCTGACTTTACCGGTGGTTGGAATAACACATTCCGCTACAAAGGTTTCGATTTGAGCGTATTTATGTATTTCTCGGTTGGAAATGATGTGTTCAACATGAGTACCCAGCGCTTTGTAGGTCCGTATCTTGCCAACCAGAACACCATTGATAAAATGGCAAACCGCTTTACTCTGATTGACCCGAATACAGGAAAAGAAACCACCGATTTGGTCCGTCTGGCAGAATTAAATCCGGGACAGTACAGTGGTGACATGATGTGGAATATCTCTACAAACAATAAGACGGCCATCAGCGACCATAGCAGTTATTACATTGAAGATGGTTCATTCTTGCGTTTAAGCACTATTACATTAGGATATACCTTCCCCACCAGATGGGTACAGAAAGCGAAATTAAAGAGCGCGCGTCTGTATTGTACATTGAATAATGTATGTACGATTACAGGATATAGCGGTTATGACCCTGAAGTATCAGCTACAGACAGTGCGTTGACTCCGGGTATCGATAATTCTTCTTATCCTCGTTCAAAAAGTTGGGTAATAGGCGTTAATTTAACCTTTTAA
- a CDS encoding Gfo/Idh/MocA family protein, whose translation MKIIKTWALGMCLLLGTCATQPESEVQTNDKGTQWEWKKGTIVVKTPERPAGQESVLGLALPKMEAVRVGFVGLGMRGPGAVERFTYIPGTQVVALCDYEKERAEACQELLRKASLPKAAIYSGEKGYEELCKRDDIDLVYIAADWLHHFPIAKCALENGKNVAIEVPSAMNLKECWELVNLSEKMRKHCMILENCCYDWFEMNTLNMAQQGVFGEIIRAQGAYIHNLNEFWDHYWKKGEDDKLGWRLDYNMRHRGDVYATHGLGPVAQALNIHRGDRMATLVAMDTKSVVGKALVEARTDSACTDFRNGDHTTTLIRTANGKVIEIQHDVMTPQPYSRLYQLTGTKGFANKYPVEGYALDSEQLSASGVQPKVDDLSAHGFLPQAEQEALVAKYQHPILKKYGELAKEVGGHGGMDFIMDSRLVYCLQNGLPLDMDVYDLAEWCCLAELGELSMDNGCVPVEFPDFTRGEWNVIKGYQHAYASPEEEAVAAEKAKAFTAKLKEQGAKEWGLTINN comes from the coding sequence ATGAAGATAATCAAAACATGGGCATTGGGGATGTGTCTGCTCCTTGGAACCTGCGCCACCCAACCGGAATCGGAGGTGCAGACAAACGATAAAGGAACGCAATGGGAATGGAAAAAGGGAACAATTGTGGTGAAAACACCCGAACGTCCTGCCGGTCAGGAGAGTGTATTGGGATTGGCTTTGCCTAAAATGGAAGCGGTGCGTGTCGGCTTTGTCGGTTTGGGCATGCGCGGTCCGGGTGCTGTGGAACGTTTTACGTATATTCCGGGCACTCAGGTTGTGGCTTTGTGTGATTACGAGAAAGAGCGTGCCGAGGCTTGTCAGGAATTGTTGCGGAAAGCTTCTTTGCCGAAAGCCGCTATCTATTCCGGCGAGAAGGGGTATGAAGAATTGTGCAAGCGGGATGATATCGACCTGGTATATATTGCAGCCGATTGGTTGCACCATTTCCCCATTGCGAAGTGTGCGTTGGAGAACGGGAAGAACGTGGCTATCGAAGTGCCTTCGGCTATGAACTTGAAAGAATGCTGGGAGCTGGTAAACTTGAGCGAGAAAATGCGCAAGCATTGCATGATTCTGGAGAATTGTTGTTACGACTGGTTTGAGATGAATACGCTGAACATGGCGCAACAAGGAGTCTTCGGTGAAATTATCCGGGCACAGGGAGCGTATATTCATAATTTAAATGAATTCTGGGACCATTATTGGAAGAAAGGCGAAGACGACAAGTTGGGGTGGCGTCTAGATTACAACATGCGCCATCGGGGCGATGTGTACGCTACGCATGGTTTAGGTCCCGTAGCGCAGGCACTCAACATTCATCGGGGCGACCGCATGGCTACGTTGGTCGCTATGGACACCAAGTCGGTGGTAGGGAAGGCGTTGGTAGAAGCACGTACCGATTCGGCTTGTACGGACTTCCGCAACGGTGACCATACTACAACCCTGATTCGTACGGCAAACGGGAAGGTGATTGAAATCCAGCACGATGTAATGACTCCTCAGCCGTATAGCCGTTTGTATCAGCTGACCGGAACGAAAGGTTTTGCCAATAAATATCCGGTAGAAGGGTATGCGCTCGATAGCGAGCAGCTTTCCGCTTCGGGCGTCCAGCCTAAAGTGGACGATTTGAGTGCGCACGGCTTCTTGCCTCAGGCAGAACAGGAGGCTTTGGTGGCTAAATACCAGCATCCGATTCTGAAGAAGTATGGTGAACTGGCAAAAGAGGTAGGCGGACATGGCGGTATGGACTTTATCATGGACAGCCGTCTGGTGTATTGCTTGCAGAACGGATTGCCTTTGGATATGGATGTCTATGATTTGGCGGAATGGTGCTGCCTTGCCGAATTGGGAGAACTGTCGATGGATAACGGTTGTGTGCCGGTGGAGTTTCCTGATTTCACCCGTGGCGAATGGAATGTGATAAAAGGGTATCAGCATGCGTATGCTTCTCCTGAAGAAGAAGCTGTTGCCGCTGAAAAAGCCAAAGCGTTTACCGCCAAGCTGAAAGAACAAGGAGCCAAGGAGTGGGGATTGACAATTAATAATTAA
- a CDS encoding phosphotransferase enzyme family protein produces the protein MDAELQNVIARFPQIRKIKEIKPIQSGLINRTYLIVTDEADDYVLQCINHQVFTDVDLLQHNIECVTSHIRAKLIARGEQDVERKVLRFLSTPDGKTYYFDGAHYWRVCVYIRGSHTQDEVTPDTAYLVGLKFGEFESMLADLPDKLDETIPDFHNMEFRMAQLREAVQADKAGRREKVQALIDGIGRDAEEMCLAERLYREGKLPKRVCHCDTKVSNMLFDADGKVLCIIDLDTVMPSFVFSDFGDFLRTAACTAAEDEPDTDKIHFNLEIFRAFAKGYLESAVSFLTPLEIEMLPYAVRLFPYMQAVRFLTDYLNGDSYYRIQYAEHNRVRALAQYKLYQEVCKALPEMYDFIKTQIHADFRRLECNG, from the coding sequence ATGGATGCCGAACTGCAGAACGTGATAGCCCGTTTCCCTCAGATACGGAAAATCAAGGAGATAAAGCCTATCCAATCGGGGTTGATTAACCGGACTTACCTCATCGTGACCGATGAGGCGGACGATTATGTGCTTCAGTGCATCAACCATCAGGTGTTTACGGATGTGGATTTGCTTCAGCATAATATTGAATGTGTGACTTCGCATATCCGTGCGAAACTGATAGCGCGTGGCGAGCAGGATGTAGAGCGGAAAGTATTGCGTTTCCTTTCTACACCGGATGGGAAGACGTATTATTTCGACGGTGCGCATTATTGGCGTGTCTGTGTGTACATCCGCGGTTCGCATACGCAGGACGAGGTGACGCCTGATACGGCTTACCTGGTGGGATTGAAGTTCGGAGAGTTTGAGTCGATGCTTGCCGACTTGCCTGATAAGCTGGACGAAACGATTCCTGACTTTCATAATATGGAGTTCCGGATGGCTCAACTGAGAGAGGCGGTACAGGCGGATAAAGCCGGACGCAGAGAGAAGGTGCAGGCATTGATAGATGGAATAGGACGGGATGCGGAGGAGATGTGCCTTGCCGAACGCCTGTATCGGGAAGGGAAATTACCGAAACGGGTTTGCCATTGCGATACGAAAGTGAGCAATATGCTGTTTGATGCTGACGGGAAGGTGCTTTGCATTATCGATTTGGACACGGTGATGCCTTCGTTCGTCTTTTCCGATTTCGGCGATTTTCTTCGTACAGCCGCATGTACAGCGGCTGAGGATGAGCCGGATACAGACAAGATACATTTTAATCTGGAAATCTTCCGCGCTTTTGCCAAAGGGTATCTGGAGTCGGCGGTCTCTTTCCTTACACCGCTCGAAATTGAGATGCTGCCATACGCCGTGCGGCTTTTCCCTTACATGCAGGCGGTACGTTTCCTGACCGATTACCTGAACGGGGATTCGTATTACCGGATTCAATATGCCGAGCATAATCGTGTCCGTGCGCTGGCGCAATACAAGCTGTATCAGGAAGTGTGCAAAGCGCTGCCGGAGATGTATGATTTTATTAAAACGCAGATTCACGCAGATTTTCGCAGATTAGAATGTAACGGTTAA
- a CDS encoding RagB/SusD family nutrient uptake outer membrane protein produces the protein MKKIMNILGAAVLVLTASSCQDWLDMPSESKADSSTVFSTLSRAEMAVMGAYSSLHTQELGYQLLMGTDECTSTESNSKYNVANYDYTNTSGMLSKTYTEMYKAIEYSNVCIKNLPLMSVSESEQEKLNALLGESLAIRAYAYWNIVRFYGDVPYTDIPTSDLTTFSSSRVSRDTIYDHCISDLQRAIELLPWRSEGMVETPERFTKNAAYGILARVALYAAGYSLRWDLSTVPYNASTCRIAQRDDQTRIRELYQIAADACKAVITKGENSLLEDYDEIFRDLGNQRYNNETMFEFGWYGANSSDVRTGYTNGIPTSGTDNEVLGKGGSQMIAMPTFYFEYEEGDQRRDVSICNYGLRLSTGNNAYQMNTFAGMGVGKYRINWKNSRGTSDSRRDINWPLLRYSDVLLMYAEALNELNNGATSEAVDAVREVRMRAFRNDEAKVGDIPTGYEDFKNYIIQERKLELSNEGLRKSDLARWGILVDYLTAEKEKLVQLAKREGKYANVEVYRAYKLSAVPTLNDPTIALSYIPMTEEEVASILTDEELATLHVLNSGASGAVVKDFYEDADGNVYYTEQPGTTAVEYTILNMFSINTIKQKGNLSVEDVEGVSSNNPWITGTSGVYYGMKKNMVEILPFNTTNIIDVNPGLAEQQHPCY, from the coding sequence ATGAAAAAGATAATGAATATATTGGGGGCTGCAGTTTTGGTATTGACTGCTTCCTCTTGTCAGGACTGGTTGGATATGCCTTCTGAATCGAAGGCGGATAGTTCTACCGTTTTTTCTACGCTGAGCCGTGCAGAGATGGCTGTGATGGGAGCCTATTCTTCCCTTCATACGCAAGAACTGGGATATCAGTTGCTGATGGGTACGGACGAATGCACTTCTACGGAAAGTAATTCTAAATATAACGTGGCGAATTACGACTATACGAACACATCGGGAATGCTGAGCAAGACATATACCGAAATGTATAAGGCAATAGAATATTCTAATGTATGTATCAAGAATTTGCCTTTGATGTCGGTAAGCGAAAGCGAGCAGGAAAAGCTGAATGCCCTGTTGGGTGAATCGCTGGCTATCCGTGCGTATGCATATTGGAATATCGTCCGTTTTTATGGTGATGTGCCTTATACGGATATACCGACCAGCGATTTAACAACTTTCTCTTCTTCTCGTGTGAGCCGCGATACCATTTATGATCATTGTATTTCCGATTTGCAGCGTGCAATCGAACTGTTGCCTTGGCGCAGTGAAGGGATGGTGGAAACTCCGGAACGTTTCACAAAGAATGCCGCTTATGGTATTTTGGCACGTGTAGCTCTTTATGCTGCAGGCTATTCGTTGCGTTGGGATCTGAGTACAGTACCTTACAATGCAAGCACTTGCCGTATTGCTCAACGTGATGACCAAACTCGTATTCGTGAACTTTATCAAATTGCAGCAGACGCTTGTAAAGCAGTCATTACAAAAGGAGAAAACTCTTTGCTGGAAGATTATGACGAGATTTTCCGTGATTTAGGAAATCAGCGCTACAACAATGAAACAATGTTTGAATTCGGCTGGTATGGTGCAAACTCATCCGATGTACGTACCGGCTATACGAACGGTATTCCTACGAGTGGTACTGATAATGAAGTGCTTGGCAAGGGTGGCAGCCAGATGATAGCCATGCCGACTTTCTATTTCGAATACGAGGAAGGCGACCAACGTAGAGATGTTTCTATCTGTAATTACGGATTGAGGCTCTCGACTGGAAACAATGCTTATCAGATGAATACCTTTGCTGGTATGGGTGTCGGGAAATACCGCATCAATTGGAAGAATAGCCGTGGTACATCGGACAGCCGTCGGGATATTAATTGGCCTTTGTTGCGCTATTCAGATGTGTTGTTGATGTATGCCGAAGCGTTGAATGAATTAAATAATGGCGCTACGTCAGAGGCTGTAGATGCTGTGAGAGAAGTCCGTATGCGTGCTTTCCGTAATGATGAGGCGAAAGTAGGCGATATACCTACCGGTTACGAAGATTTTAAGAATTACATTATACAAGAACGTAAATTGGAATTGTCGAACGAAGGTTTGCGTAAGAGTGACTTGGCGCGTTGGGGTATTTTGGTAGATTATTTGACAGCAGAGAAAGAAAAATTGGTTCAATTGGCAAAACGTGAAGGCAAATATGCAAATGTAGAAGTATACCGTGCCTATAAGTTATCTGCAGTTCCTACCTTGAACGATCCAACCATTGCCTTGTCGTATATCCCGATGACAGAAGAAGAAGTGGCTTCTATTTTGACCGATGAAGAACTTGCCACATTGCATGTTCTCAATTCAGGTGCAAGCGGTGCTGTGGTCAAGGATTTCTATGAAGATGCTGACGGCAATGTCTATTATACGGAACAGCCGGGTACTACTGCGGTGGAATATACCATCTTGAATATGTTCAGCATCAATACGATAAAGCAGAAAGGTAATTTGAGCGTGGAGGATGTGGAAGGTGTATCTTCTAACAATCCGTGGATTACGGGAACTTCAGGTGTATATTATGGAATGAAGAAAAATATGGTAGAAATACTTCCATTTAACACAACCAATATTATAGATGTCAATCCGGGGCTTGCTGAACAGCAGCATCCTTGTTATTGA